Proteins from a single region of Candidatus Methylacidiphilales bacterium:
- the tatC gene encoding twin-arginine translocase subunit TatC, giving the protein MLNDEPKPFFEHLEDFRTMLLRCITVLLVTTGLSLLFVRQILEFLQHPLVIAAAKQGGDIKQFLFAFGVMDSLSIILKTALMSGLILALPFLFYFIGLFILPALNLKERRLLLPAFAAGGILFLSGTAFCYFLILPQALTYMINLGNWINVRSNWPLDQYLSFVMQFLACVGLSFELPLVIIILAKLNIVNKPLLCRYRKHAFVLFLIFAMVITPSPDPFSMLALAGPMYVLYEISIFFTGWIDRDRQRRQEEESLS; this is encoded by the coding sequence GTGTTGAACGACGAACCCAAGCCCTTTTTCGAGCATCTGGAGGATTTTCGAACCATGCTGCTGCGCTGCATCACCGTGCTGCTTGTCACGACCGGTTTATCGCTGCTTTTCGTCCGTCAAATCCTGGAATTTCTCCAGCATCCCCTGGTCATCGCCGCCGCCAAGCAGGGCGGCGACATCAAGCAATTCCTGTTCGCCTTCGGCGTGATGGACTCGCTTTCCATCATCCTGAAAACAGCCCTCATGTCGGGACTGATCTTGGCGCTGCCGTTTTTATTTTATTTCATCGGGCTGTTCATCCTGCCGGCCCTCAACTTGAAGGAACGCCGCCTGCTGCTTCCGGCGTTTGCAGCCGGAGGAATCCTTTTCCTTTCCGGGACCGCCTTTTGTTACTTCCTCATCCTCCCCCAGGCCCTCACCTACATGATCAACCTCGGCAACTGGATCAATGTCCGTTCCAATTGGCCGCTGGATCAATACCTCAGCTTTGTCATGCAATTTCTGGCCTGTGTCGGACTGTCGTTTGAGTTGCCGCTGGTCATCATCATCCTGGCCAAGCTAAACATCGTCAACAAACCGCTCCTGTGCCGCTACCGCAAGCATGCATTTGTCCTCTTCCTGATCTTCGCCATGGTGATCACGCCGTCGCCCGACCCCTTCAGCATGCTGGCCCTGGCGGGGCCGATGTATGTCCTGTACGAAATCAGCATCTTTTTCACCGGGTGGATCGACCGCGACCGTCAGCGGCGCCAGGAAGAGGAATCCCTGAGTTAA